Genomic segment of Glutamicibacter sp. JL.03c:
CATCACCAATCGGGTCTCGGTGCTCAAGACCCAGCACGGATCTGCGATTCTGCGAGACGGCCTGATGTTAGCTTCCCCATAGGATTGGACTTGGCCGGTGGCGGTGGCTATCTTGAAGGTAGTGCCATCAGGCATGTCTGGGAAATATTGTGCGTCGGGGGGTGTGGGACGACGCACGCTTCGTTATGGAGTTTTTGATGACTCAGTATGCGTTGTCGAATGAAAACCGCGAAGACCCGGCGATGAAATCCGGATACTCCGCGCTTGTTCCCTTGGTAGGGGCTCCCTTCCTGCCTCTTACATTTCTAGCCCGCCTGCCTCTAGCGATGCTGACCATCGGGTCCATGACCTTGGTGACCGCCACAACGGGATCTTATGCCTTAGGCGGTCTTGCCGCGGCCATGGTTGGCCTTGGCTCAGCCGTGGGTGGACCGGGCATTGGCTATTTGGCCGACCGTTTCGGGCAGCGCCCGATCTTGATCACCGTCGCCTTGATCCACAGCGTTCTGCTGGTCCTGCTGACCCTGCTGGGAAATAGCGGCCCAGATCTCTCGGTGGGCCTATTGGTCCTCATGTGCCTGGTTACCGGTGCCACCGGACCCCAGGTAGGGCCGATGTCCCGGGTGCGGTGGATTGCCATGACCCGTCAGCAGAAGAAAAATCCGAAGGTCCTCTCTGCAGCGTTGAGCCTGGAATCGATGTTTGACGAACTGGGATTCGTTTTCGGCCCGGTAGCAGTAGGGCTTCTTGCTTCGCTGGTGAACCCGGTGCTGCCGTTGTATCTTGCGGCCATCATGACCCTGGTCCTGGTACCAATTTTTGCCACGCACTCCACCGGAATGGCGGTGAAGCCCGCCAAGATGTCAAAGTCGGCCGAAAAGGTGCGAGTCTCAGGCACCCAGGTGGCCGCGATCAGCGCCTTGGTGCTGGGCATGATCGCATTGGGAACGGTCTTCGGCTCATCGGCTGCTGGCACGTTGGCTTTCGCCGGAGAGCAAGGGAACTCGAATGAAGGTGGCTTGCTCTATGGTGCCATGGGACTATCCAGTGCGATTGCCGCCATCTCAGTCGCGGCGTGGCCACAGTACTTCCGCCAGATCAACCGGTGGATTCTTTGCGGTGCACTGCTGACCGTGCTGAGCTTTGGCCTGCACCTGGCCG
This window contains:
- a CDS encoding MFS transporter, which produces MTQYALSNENREDPAMKSGYSALVPLVGAPFLPLTFLARLPLAMLTIGSMTLVTATTGSYALGGLAAAMVGLGSAVGGPGIGYLADRFGQRPILITVALIHSVLLVLLTLLGNSGPDLSVGLLVLMCLVTGATGPQVGPMSRVRWIAMTRQQKKNPKVLSAALSLESMFDELGFVFGPVAVGLLASLVNPVLPLYLAAIMTLVLVPIFATHSTGMAVKPAKMSKSAEKVRVSGTQVAAISALVLGMIALGTVFGSSAAGTLAFAGEQGNSNEGGLLYGAMGLSSAIAAISVAAWPQYFRQINRWILCGALLTVLSFGLHLADSTPWMIVALFVAGFAVGPVIVTVMTLGGEVAPASRLSTVMTMLSAGIVVGTAIGNGLAGVFADSLGYLGAFWVSTGGALVILLAALTMKAIVAKSPSLSRVR